Proteins encoded by one window of Nocardia goodfellowii:
- a CDS encoding cation:proton antiporter, with protein MSSLAAAPVSPIPAHSVLILLVQLCVLLVAARGLGSLALRCGLPRIVGELSAGILVGPSVLGHLAPEIATWLFPVRAEQQHLLDAVGQIGVLLLVGLAGTHLDVGYIRTRAGTAAKVSGAGLVLPLALGVGVGLLAPVPLRPAGADPIVFALFLGVALCVSAIPVIAKTLRELNLLHRNIGQLILTAGTIDDAVGWLLLSVVAALAVHGLTAATVFTSIGWLVAVLAVALLIGRPLVRFAIRRARAGDESTRVTAVVVVVLLAGAAATQSVGFEAILGAFVCGVLIRSAGAPAALLQPLDTTVLAVLAPIYFATAGLRMDLSALAEPRLLGISLLILATAVAGKFAGAFLGGYLSGLTRRECVALGAGMNARGVIEVIIAMVGLRMGVLGAEAYTALVLVAVITSVMAPPILRWSLAAAPVTAEEENRRTGTTIDPESVGERASND; from the coding sequence GTGTCGTCCCTGGCGGCCGCGCCGGTATCTCCGATCCCGGCGCACAGCGTGCTGATCCTGCTCGTTCAGTTGTGTGTGCTGCTGGTCGCGGCCCGAGGGCTGGGCAGCCTCGCACTGCGCTGCGGTCTGCCTCGAATCGTCGGCGAGCTCTCGGCCGGCATCCTGGTCGGCCCCTCGGTGCTGGGCCACCTCGCACCGGAGATCGCGACGTGGCTGTTCCCGGTACGGGCCGAACAGCAGCACCTGCTCGACGCCGTCGGCCAGATCGGCGTGCTGCTGTTGGTGGGGCTGGCGGGTACGCATTTGGACGTCGGGTACATCCGGACGCGAGCCGGCACCGCGGCCAAGGTGAGTGGCGCCGGACTGGTCCTGCCGCTCGCGCTCGGCGTGGGCGTCGGCCTGCTCGCGCCCGTTCCGCTCCGGCCGGCGGGCGCGGACCCGATCGTGTTCGCCCTGTTCCTCGGGGTCGCCCTGTGCGTTTCGGCGATACCGGTGATCGCCAAGACGCTGCGCGAGCTGAATCTGTTGCACCGCAACATCGGTCAGCTCATCCTGACGGCGGGCACGATCGACGACGCGGTCGGCTGGTTGCTGCTGTCGGTGGTGGCGGCGCTCGCGGTGCACGGGCTGACCGCGGCGACCGTGTTCACCTCGATCGGCTGGCTGGTGGCGGTGCTGGCGGTGGCGCTGCTCATCGGTCGGCCGCTCGTGCGGTTCGCGATCCGTCGCGCCCGCGCGGGTGACGAGTCGACGCGGGTGACGGCCGTGGTCGTGGTCGTGCTGCTGGCCGGGGCGGCGGCCACGCAGTCGGTCGGCTTCGAGGCGATCCTCGGGGCGTTCGTGTGTGGTGTGCTGATCCGTTCGGCCGGGGCGCCCGCGGCACTGCTGCAGCCGCTCGACACCACCGTGCTCGCCGTGCTGGCCCCGATCTATTTCGCCACCGCCGGTCTCCGGATGGATCTGTCCGCGTTGGCCGAGCCGCGCCTGCTCGGCATCTCGCTACTGATCCTGGCCACCGCGGTCGCGGGCAAGTTCGCCGGCGCGTTCCTCGGCGGATATCTCAGCGGTCTGACGCGGCGCGAGTGCGTCGCGCTGGGCGCGGGCATGAACGCCCGCGGTGTCATCGAGGTGATCATCGCGATGGTGGGGTTGCGGATGGGCGTGCTCGGGGCCGAGGCCTACACCGCGCTCGTGCTGGTCGCGGTGATCACCTCGGTGATGGCGCCGCCGATTCTGCGCTGGTCTCTCGCGGCCGCGCCGGTCACGGCGGAGGAGGAGAACCGCCGAACCGGTACGACGATCGACCCGGAGTCTGTCGGTGAGCGCGCGTCCAACGACTAG
- a CDS encoding NAD(P)/FAD-dependent oxidoreductase, with the protein MRNVPVWWPETGLAPGGDRLASTGRVDLAIVGGGLAGLATAHYVAAARPEWKIAVLEAETIGAGATGRSTGIVSPGLSIPLPQLRRRIGDARTLAAFDASQRGVTLLRELIKTERIDCDARDEPHTLVALTPAKRRRMSTHLAALRELGRPVRWLTADEVVESAGPGYTAGFAYENAMVIDPYRLLTGLAATLRERGVRILENSRVLSLDTVDGAPKVYTETGALTARRVLLTVDGYAGPLNPVPASVVPLRTHLLATAPLTKAQLAQLGWSGRGGIIDQRNFFNYYRMTEDNRVVFGGGPALVPTGDPARDEQRSARVQRRVDAELLRRFPVLAEVEVVARWSGLTASSLDRLPVVGPVPGRDGFYYAGAWCGHGFAMSVDSAWRFADALSGGPAPRLPWSRSTAQRLPTKYARTHGVRAYLRYLDYADRLDLRRTRAREGGLR; encoded by the coding sequence ATGAGGAACGTACCCGTCTGGTGGCCCGAAACGGGCCTGGCGCCGGGCGGTGACCGGCTCGCGAGCACCGGGCGGGTAGATCTGGCGATCGTCGGCGGCGGCCTGGCGGGATTGGCCACCGCGCACTACGTCGCCGCGGCCCGGCCGGAGTGGAAAATCGCTGTGCTGGAAGCGGAGACGATCGGTGCGGGTGCTACCGGTCGCAGCACCGGCATCGTCTCGCCGGGACTGAGCATCCCGCTGCCCCAGTTGCGGCGCAGGATCGGTGACGCCCGCACGCTGGCGGCCTTCGACGCCTCCCAGCGCGGTGTCACCCTGCTGCGTGAGCTGATCAAAACCGAGCGCATCGACTGCGACGCCCGCGACGAGCCGCACACCCTGGTGGCCCTCACCCCGGCGAAGCGCCGGCGGATGAGCACCCACCTCGCGGCACTGCGCGAGCTCGGCCGGCCGGTGCGCTGGCTCACCGCCGACGAGGTGGTCGAATCGGCCGGACCCGGATACACGGCCGGATTCGCCTACGAGAACGCGATGGTCATCGATCCCTATCGACTGCTGACCGGTCTGGCGGCCACACTGCGCGAACGCGGGGTGCGGATCTTGGAGAACAGCCGGGTGCTGTCGCTGGACACCGTCGACGGGGCACCCAAGGTGTACACCGAGACCGGAGCGTTGACCGCCCGCCGCGTACTGCTCACCGTCGACGGTTACGCGGGACCGCTGAACCCGGTGCCGGCGTCGGTGGTGCCGTTGCGCACGCACCTGCTGGCCACCGCGCCGTTGACGAAAGCGCAACTGGCGCAACTGGGTTGGTCGGGTCGCGGCGGCATCATCGACCAGCGCAACTTCTTCAACTATTACCGCATGACCGAGGACAACCGCGTCGTGTTCGGCGGCGGTCCCGCGCTGGTGCCTACCGGTGATCCCGCTCGGGACGAGCAGCGATCGGCACGCGTCCAGCGCCGGGTCGACGCCGAACTGCTGCGACGGTTTCCGGTACTCGCCGAAGTCGAGGTGGTGGCCCGCTGGTCGGGCTTGACCGCCAGCAGCCTGGATCGGCTGCCCGTGGTCGGCCCGGTGCCCGGCCGGGACGGCTTCTACTACGCGGGCGCCTGGTGCGGGCATGGTTTCGCCATGTCGGTGGACTCGGCCTGGCGTTTCGCCGACGCGCTCAGCGGCGGACCCGCGCCCCGGCTGCCCTGGAGCCGCAGCACCGCTCAGCGCCTGCCGACGAAATACGCCCGGACACATGGCGTTCGGGCGTACCTGCGCTACCTCGACTATGCCGACCGGTTGGACCTGCGCCGTACGCGCGCCCGCGAAGGAGGACTCCGATGA
- a CDS encoding NAD(P)/FAD-dependent oxidoreductase, whose translation MKDDKTFDVAIVGGGIGGAALAAILARHGVRVVIIEAGGHPRFAIGESTVPETIMGLRNLARRYDVPELENLSSHTKLRRVVSAGSGVKRNFSFAYHRDGEAFRPTECTQYPTWGPPIGPDSHFFRQDVDAYVYQVALSYGAVGHTYRPVTGVDFDADGATLRTADGAEFRAGFVVDAGGMRSLLGESLDLRMEPPYRTRSRTIFTHFTGVEPFDRFAGPRSAHGMPSPFAQGTLHHLFEGGWAWVIPFDNHPDTTSSLCSVGISLDLDRYPSPAEDSPEAEFWAHVRRFPDFERQLAGARAVRPYMSTKRNQFASRQVVGDRWCLLPHASDFIDPLFSSGLAVTVMALNALGHRLIDAVREGDFARERFEYVETWVKRAFAYYDDLVSYSYVAFDDFELWNAWFRVWTIGTLYGVNGQMQTGFAYDRTRNRLVFDTLEQAPYRGVQGIDNPDCAALFTKACRAMQAYRDKEIDVGEACGRIYTALADSELAPGFWRILEPADRCPSGPFTLLSMTRILLWGKYSSPAHVRGRYFTNGFGVVVGEAGRFYGHELRNSLRTATHGVRDMFVAGNRDWR comes from the coding sequence ATGAAGGACGACAAGACATTCGATGTGGCCATCGTCGGCGGGGGGATCGGCGGCGCCGCGCTGGCCGCGATCCTGGCCCGGCACGGCGTACGGGTGGTGATCATCGAGGCGGGCGGGCATCCGCGCTTCGCCATCGGCGAGTCCACCGTGCCGGAAACCATTATGGGACTGCGGAATCTGGCCCGCCGCTACGATGTCCCGGAGCTGGAGAATCTCTCCTCGCACACGAAGTTGCGGCGGGTGGTGAGCGCCGGTTCGGGCGTGAAACGAAACTTCAGCTTCGCCTATCACCGCGACGGCGAGGCGTTCCGCCCCACCGAATGCACCCAGTACCCGACCTGGGGTCCGCCGATCGGCCCCGACTCGCACTTCTTCCGCCAGGATGTCGACGCCTACGTCTATCAGGTGGCGCTGTCCTACGGAGCGGTCGGGCACACCTATCGCCCGGTCACCGGCGTCGATTTCGATGCCGACGGCGCGACGCTGCGTACGGCCGACGGCGCGGAGTTCCGGGCCGGGTTCGTCGTCGACGCGGGTGGAATGCGCAGTCTGCTCGGGGAATCGCTGGATCTGCGGATGGAACCGCCGTACCGGACGCGCTCGCGCACGATCTTCACCCACTTCACCGGTGTCGAACCCTTCGACCGGTTCGCCGGTCCGCGCAGTGCGCACGGCATGCCGAGCCCGTTCGCGCAGGGCACCCTGCACCATCTGTTCGAGGGCGGCTGGGCCTGGGTGATCCCCTTCGACAACCATCCCGATACCACCAGCAGTCTGTGCTCGGTGGGCATCAGCCTCGACCTGGATCGGTATCCGAGCCCGGCCGAGGACTCGCCCGAGGCCGAATTCTGGGCGCACGTACGGCGTTTCCCCGATTTCGAGCGGCAACTCGCCGGGGCGCGCGCGGTGCGGCCGTACATGTCGACCAAGCGCAACCAGTTCGCCTCCCGCCAGGTCGTCGGTGACCGATGGTGCTTGCTGCCGCACGCCTCGGACTTCATCGACCCGCTGTTCTCCAGCGGTCTGGCGGTCACCGTGATGGCGCTCAACGCGTTGGGGCACCGGCTCATCGACGCGGTGCGTGAAGGCGATTTCGCCAGGGAGCGTTTCGAATACGTCGAAACCTGGGTCAAGCGGGCCTTCGCCTACTACGACGATCTGGTGAGCTACTCCTATGTCGCGTTCGACGATTTCGAGCTGTGGAACGCCTGGTTCCGGGTGTGGACGATCGGGACCCTCTACGGGGTGAACGGCCAGATGCAGACCGGATTCGCCTACGACCGGACCCGGAACCGGCTGGTATTCGACACGCTGGAACAGGCGCCGTACCGCGGCGTGCAGGGCATCGACAACCCCGACTGCGCCGCGCTGTTCACCAAGGCCTGCCGGGCCATGCAGGCCTACCGGGACAAGGAGATCGACGTCGGCGAGGCCTGCGGGCGCATCTACACCGCGCTGGCCGACAGCGAGCTCGCGCCGGGATTCTGGCGCATCCTGGAACCGGCCGACCGATGCCCCTCCGGACCGTTCACGCTGCTGTCGATGACTCGAATCCTGTTGTGGGGCAAGTATTCCAGCCCGGCGCATGTCCGCGGCCGATACTTCACCAACGGCTTCGGCGTGGTGGTGGGGGAGGCCGGTCGTTTCTACGGCCACGAACTGCGCAACAGCCTGCGCACGGCCACCCACGGGGTGCGGGACATGTTCGTCGCCGGTAACCGCGACTGGCGCTGA
- a CDS encoding flavin reductase family protein: protein MSEVDIGPDSQQCLRLYRKLAASVAIISAQGPAGPVGMTASSLTSLSLRPPLLLACLAVGSQTLTAIERSGAFGVALLSERQQALAEDFASPAGARFAGAGYRSVLGVPVLPDPLAWSVCLLTDTRTYGDHVVIVGEIIALETDSGRPLLWHSQAFALLRT from the coding sequence ATGAGCGAGGTCGATATCGGACCCGATTCCCAACAGTGCCTGCGGCTGTACCGCAAGCTCGCCGCCAGCGTCGCCATCATCTCGGCGCAAGGCCCCGCCGGTCCGGTCGGGATGACGGCCTCGTCGCTGACCTCGTTGTCGCTGCGGCCGCCGCTGCTGCTGGCGTGTCTGGCCGTCGGGTCGCAGACCCTGACCGCGATCGAGCGCAGCGGCGCGTTCGGAGTGGCGCTGCTCAGCGAGCGGCAGCAAGCGCTGGCAGAGGATTTCGCGTCACCGGCGGGCGCCAGGTTCGCCGGGGCGGGGTACCGCAGTGTGCTCGGGGTGCCGGTGCTCCCGGATCCGCTGGCCTGGTCGGTCTGCCTGCTGACCGACACCCGGACCTATGGCGATCACGTCGTGATCGTCGGAGAAATCATCGCGTTGGAGACGGATTCAGGGAGGCCGCTGCTGTGGCACAGTCAAGCGTTCGCGTTGCTTCGAACATGA